The following are from one region of the Silene latifolia isolate original U9 population chromosome 9, ASM4854445v1, whole genome shotgun sequence genome:
- the LOC141601877 gene encoding protein FAR1-RELATED SEQUENCE 5-like: MSTSDATTSSSTNNSFKTPRTRIETLNALQYIPFCPEEKKPKVGQLFETLESAELFYEEYCTICGFTPRHVTTKRIKGNELQNSFVLRNDVCNRQGVNESRKRKRTDTHTDTAENDAQSDVTDISRVRPITRIDCRALVQFKYQENGTYIVTRFDEAHNHPLVSPESTIFLKGNRKMTEVQKQLVTKVKVLKLGGVKAYRGWKDLCGGYDNIGATEVDFKNFVRDIKTYIGNFDAQMFVDNLIGKKDTSDATYGTNKYDMVFVPFTRVDHHKRCITFGAGLLGDESIDCYRWLFKTFLEEMGGCQPRIIITDQDKSMKSVVPKVFKESTHRLCIWHIMKKLREKVSYQLFQDEDFKTRLNREQWILAYFKDVSISGLMRVTSRSECENSFFDRFHTPHLTVVEFWVCYESDLEAQIHKQSKLNSDNKHSEIPRKKNSNLEVHASEIYSHNIFEDFQKKLVAALSDCRFKDVDKIDEIKIYILTDLHCLWILYNQDFQKIPEQYIMQRWTKAAMSKTVFDNDGKLIDVSQKFSDRKSLSTELWQEVYSCVRVAQCDDNDMKLLIEKLRDIRLDMISNRSVPAKKKGKMKEIEKDIINLIGIIFPENNNLKAQKPFAQ; encoded by the exons atgagtacaagtgatgcaactacgtCTTCTTCTACAAATAACAGCTTTAAGACTCCAAGAACAAGAATTGAAACATTAAATGCACTCCAGTACATTCCATTCTGTCCAGAGGAAAAGAAACCTAAAGTAGGACAATTATTCGAAACACTAGAATCAGCAGAGTTATTCTACGAAGAATATTGTACAATCTGTGGGTTTACGCCAAGACATGTAACAACAAAAAGGATTAAAGGCAATGAGTTACAAAACAGTTTTGTATTAAGGAATGATGTCTGCAATAGGCAAGGTGTAAATGAAAGTAGGAAAAGGAAGAGGACTGATACTCATACTGATACTGCTGAGAATGATGCCCAATCTGATGTGACAGACATAAGCCGTGTGAGGCCGATTACAAGAATTGACTGTCGTGCATTAGTGCAGTTCAAATACCAAGAAAATGGAACTTACATTGTTACCAGATTCGATGAAGCCCATAACCATCCACTTGTTTCGCCGGAATCTACAATATTCTTGAAAGGAAACCGAAAAATGACAGAGGTACAGAAACAACTTGTCACAAAGGTAAAGGTGCTAAAACTAGGTGGTGTGAAAGCCTATAGAGGTTGGAAGGATCTGTGTGGAGGTTACGACAACATTGGTGCTACTGAGGTTGATTTCAAAAACTTTGTCAGGGACATAAAAACCTACATTGGTAATTTTGATGCGCAAATGTTTGTTGATAATCTTATTGGTAAAAAAGACACAT CAGATGCTACATATggaacaaacaagtacgatatggtgTTTGTGCCTTTCACAAGAGTTGATCACCACAAAAGGTGCATAACCTTTGGAGCTGGGTTGTTAGGTGATGAAAGTATTGACTGTTACAGATGGCTGTTCAAGACATTTTTGGAAGAAATGGGCGGGTGCCAGCCGAGAATTATAATTACTGATCAAGACAAATCAATGAAGTCGGTAGTCCCGAAAGTGTTTAAGGAGTCAACACACAGACTGTGCATATGGCACATAATGAAGAAACTAAGAGAAAAAGTCAGTTATCAACTGTTTCAAGATGAGGATTTTAAGACCAGGCTCAAtag GGAACAGTGGATCCTTGCCTATTTTAAAGATGTTTCAATATCTGGCTTGATGAGGGTTACTTCTAGGTCTGAGTGTGAAAACAGTTTTTTTGATAGGTTCCACACACCTCATTTGACCGTTGTTGAGTTTTGGGTGTGCTATGAGAGTGATTTGGAAGCACAAATACACAAGCAGTCCAAGTTGAACAGTGACAACAAACACTCTGAAATCCCACGGAAAAAAAACTCAAACCTTGAAGTCCATGCTTCTGAAATATACTCTCACAATATTTTCGAAGACTTCCAAAAAAAATTGGTTGCAGCTTTGTCTGATTGTCGTTTTAAAGATGTGGATAAGATTGATGAGataaaaatatatattctaaCAGACTT GCACTGCCTTTGGATTCTATACAACCAAGATTTTCAGAAAATACCAGAACAGTATATAATGCAAAGATGGACAAAAGCTGCAATGAGTAAGACTGTCTTTGATAACGATGGCAAACTGATAGATGTCTCTCAAAAGTTTTCTGACCGGAAAAGTTTGAGTACTGAGTTGTGGCAAGAGGTTTATTCTTGTGTCAGGGTAGCTCAGTGTGATGATAACGACATGAAGCTTTTGATTGAAAAACTAAGAGATATTAGATTGGATATGATTAGTAACAGAAGTGTTCCAGCAAAGAAGAAAGGCAagatgaaagaaatagaaaa GGACATCATCAACTTGATTGGAATTATTTTCCCAGAGAACAATAATTTGAAGGCGCAAAAGCCTTTTGCACAATaa